Part of the bacterium genome, AAGCTGTCCCGGACTGTTGGTCATATCAATATTAGACTGGCTTTCCGTGTTCGTTTGAGACCAGCCGGTTTCGGTGAAGACCAGGCTCAAGGAGTTGGAATACACCGCGCTCAGACGGTAAAACATGTTGGAAGCGCCGGAAGCCGCGTTGGTGAGGGACATCAAGCCCTGCCCGGTCATGTTGGTGTACGGCGGCACATTGGACCAAGTGACCGGCATCAGCGATGGCGTCCGCTGCAGGCTATACGCCACGCCATTGGTGGCATCCCAGGAAACCACCAAGCCGCTGCCCGCGCCCGCGCTGGCAGGGTTCCCGAGCCAAACCGCGGCCATCATGAGCACGAAACCAAGTGAACGAATAAAACGGTCATTCATCAGGGGGTATTCCGAAGGGTAATGCCGCTGACATAAGGCGTAAATTTCGGGTCGGTGGATGTCATGTAGACCTTGTACTGCACCCAGGTGTCGCCGTTATGCACGGAATGGAGGGCCGTGCCGCTCGTCTGGTAATAGGTTCCGCTGGTGCCGTCGGGGCCGATAAAGGGTTTGGCGCTCAAGGCCCCGGAGGTCTTGGCCGTCCGTAGCTGAAAACGCACCGTCGTCCCGGCCGGCGTGACACTATCCCAGGTCATGGCTGCATTTTGCATCAACATGTTCATGGAGCTGGATACGAGGTTGCCACTGCTCGCCGCCGCCGAAACGTAAACACTGTTTCCACTGCCCACGCCGCCGACGTACAGTCGGCCATGATATTGCTCCATGACGGGATGCTGGAACTGCGCAGCACATGTCCAAGGTATGGTTTGGGCATACCCGGTCCAATTCGAGCCATCTGAACTGACATTCAAAGTCCCAGCCAGCGCATACAACCGGCCGTCATAGGCTTCCAACGCTACCGCGCCCATCATGTTCGTGTTCGTGGTAAAAGCCGCCAAGTCTGGCGTAGAATACAGCCCGCCACCGAACGAGAAATACAGTTTGCCGCCAAACTCCACGTGGTCCATCAATGCGGCGCAGAAATTCGTAAAAATATTATAATTCCCGCTACCCATCACATGCAGACCATCATTCATGAATAACGCCAGCTTGTCGGCATAGGTGATAAATTTTTCCTGATAACTCTGAAGTGTCCCCGCGGGTACTGTTGATATCCCCGCCTGATCCCATGACAATCCGTCATTCTGAGAACTCACCACTTTCATCGCGGTCACTTGGCTTCCATCTGGAGAGTAAGCTATGCAGAGGTAGAGCGTATCGTGGTAGTTAGCCATAGTGATACCGTGCACGTCGCCCCCTACGGTCAGTCTTCTGGTCCATGCCGCGCCATTATAGATGTAGATGGCGCCCAAATCCCAGCCACCATCGTCCCTGTCAGGGCCGTAGGTGTACAGCTTGTTGTTCCACACATACATATCGTGAATGCCTTGCTCCTTGAAACCCTGGGCATACGAATAGATCTGGGACACCGTATTGGAGCGGTAGTCGTAGCTATGCACATAGGCATCGCTGGCTTTCAAGAGAGAACTGCAATCGGAAAGGATGAGTTTATCCCTGTAAACGACCATATCGTAAATATTCTGGGTCACGGTAAAGGCGGCAACCATATTGGACGGGTAGTTTTTCAAGAAGAGTTGGCCTGGACTGTTGACCGTGTCTATATTGGCCTGGCTTTCAAAATTACCCTGCGACCAGTCGGCCTCGGTGAACTGGGTTAAGGCGCCGGCATAGTTCGCGCCTAAACGGTAGAACATGCTGGGAGCATTAGTCGGCGCGTCGAGGATGACCTGCAACAGACCCATACCGGCCACACTGACCTCGGGCACCACATTGGACCAGGCTGCCGGCATCAGGGTCGGCGTCTGCTGCAGGGTGTACGTCCACTGATTGGTAGCCACCCAGGCTAGCGCAACCTGTCCCGTGCCGGCGCCCGTGCCGGCGCCCACCGAAGACCCCACGAGGCCAAAGCCGGCTGAATCCGGGTAGACATACTTGAAGAGGGCTTGGATGGTGTGGCTGCTGGTGACGGCGTGGAAGGTATACCGGTTCGTGGCGCCCATGCTCACGCCATCCACCTTCACGTCTTCAATCACAATGCCCGCATAGGGCGGAGCAGAGAGGACGAACGTCTGGTCATTCGAGACCAGGACCCCGATACGGCCGGCCGGGGAGATGATTGCTCCCCCCACCCCGTCCGCGGCATCGATGGGCGCATAGGGCGACTCATAGGCGCCCATGTCCACGACCGACGCCTGGATGCGGGGATTGCCATCCCGGTCGGCCGTGTCCGTCACCGAGGCGTTCTCGCCGGCATTGACGCAGTACGAACTGTTGGTCAGCCGTAGATTCCCAAGGGCGTAATTGACAAATCCAGGGGCGTTCGTGATGTTCCCCACGCCTCCCGGATCGGGGGTTGTGCAACTGTACCGAACCGCCCCCCCGCCCGCGATGTTCAGATCGGTCGGGGTTGAATTGTAATAGATGATCGAGTTGATGGCCGTCGCGCTCCAGATCCCGCCGCCATCTTGCGAGGACTGGTTGCCACTAACCGTACAGTTTCTCAGCATCCCCAGATAGGCCCCGCCGCCATACACGCTGGCCGCGTTACCCATGATCGCGCAACTGCTCAGCGTGCTCGCAGCGGTTCCGCCGCCATACATGGCCGAGTTGCCACTGAGCGTGCAGTTGTTCAACGTGCCGTAGCGAACCCCGCCGCCGTAGGAAAAAGCCGAGTTGCCGCTGATCGTGCAGTTCAGGAGTGTGGCCGCGCCCATGACGAAAGCGCCCCCGCCATCGCCATCCCCCGCAGCATTCAAGGTGAAGCCGTTGGTCAGCGTGAAGCCCGAAAGCACGGCGCCACTGCCCAGGCTTGCGCAACGGACCGCGTTGGATCCCTGCGGCCCCAGCCCCTTGATCAGGGTGACCGCAGAACCGTTCACGCTCTCCACGATGATCGCGTTCGTGACGACAATCCGGCTGACGATGGTCTGCCCCGCCGCCTTGCGCCCACCCGCGGCATAGACGCCGTTGGTCACCAGCACCCGCGCACCCACGACTCCCGCCGCGCCACAGGCGTCAACCGCATCCTGAATGTTCGTGGCCGCCGTCCCCCACGAGGAATACGGATAAGCCGCGCCGACATTGCCTGTTTTCACATAGAACAGCGGTTGCGCCACCACATGCACCATGACCGTCGCCGCGATCCCATCCGGATATGTCCCGTTCCACGCCGTCAACACCACCGCGTAGTCGCCCGGTGTTGACCAGGCATGGGTCACATACAGGCTATTCGTGGCGCCCGTGCCGTCGCCAAAATCCCACACGCTCACCCCGACCTGTCCATCCAGGGCCGCCATCATCCCCACCGCATAGCCCGCCGCCACGTTCGTCACCTGCGCCATGATCGCCACCGATAGCATGCCTGTCACGACCCCAACCGCCACCTGGTCGCACCCCATGCATGGGGGATTGAGCCAGGCCTCCCCGTCAATATCCACTCCCGAACAGGCGGCATAGCTGCCCATGCCGATACAGGGCGAGTCCGTGGCCAGATGGGCGAGACTGACCAGCAACGGCTCGACGGTGATGTTCGCCGTGCCGCCGGGATCGGGGGTCGTGCAACTAAAGGAGCAGGTTCCGCCCGATACATTTATGTCACCCATGGCTGTATTGTAGTAGATGATCGAGTTCACCACTGCGCTGGTGTACGCCCCGCCACCGTAGGAAGAAGCTGAGTTGCCGATGAGCGTGCTGTTGATCACCGTGCCGCCGCTCGCCCCGCCGCCACTCGAATAGGCCGTGTTGCCGTTGACCGCGCAGTTGTTCAGGGTGCAACTGCTCGCCCCACCGCCATCCAAAAACGATCTGTTGCCGCTGAGCGTGCAGTTGATCGACGTGCCGGAGTACGCTCCGCCCCCATTTTTATAGGCCGTATTACCACTGAGCGTGCAGTTGATCAGCGTGCCGGAGCACGCGCCGCCGCCATTGCCGCCGGCCGAGTTGCCGCAGAGGATGCAGTTCGTCAGGGTTGCGTTAACGGCATAGGCTCCCCCGCCGCAACTGAGAGGATCGGCCGGATCTGAATAATACTCCCGGGTAAACCCGTTGGTCAAAGTGAAGCCCGATAGCACGGCGCCATTGCCCAGGTACGCGCAACGCACCGCGCTGAATCCAAACGGGCCATGCCCACGGATAATGGTGACGGCAGGCCCGTTCACGCTTTTTACCGTGATGTCGCTCAGCACCACAAGCAGGTTGGTCCAGGACAAGGTGGTATTACCTGACATCACTTTGCGCCCGCCGGTGGCATACACGCCGTTGGTCACCAGCACCATGCCGTTAGGAAGCCCGGCGCTACACGCGTCAACCGCATCCTGAATGTTCGTGGCGGCTGTCGCCCACGTGAGATAAGGATAAACCGCGCCGGCATTAACGGCGTTCACATAGAACACCGGTTGCGTGACCACATGGACCAGGGCCGTCGCCGCGATCCCTGCCGGATAGGACGCATTCCACGCCGTCAACACCACCGTGTAGTCTCCGGTCGCGGTCCAGACATGGGTGACACCCGGCGAGTTCGTGGCGCCCGTGCCATCGCCAAAATCCCACACACTGCGTTCGACCGACCCCTGGATGTCGGCCACCAAGCGCAGCGCATAGCCCACCACATTCGTCGCCGGTGCGATGATCGCCATCGACAACACGCCGGCGAGGCTCCCGCCTGACACCTGGTCGCACCCCATGCACGGGGGATTGAGCCACGCCTCCCCGTCAATATCCACCCCAACGCAGGCGGCATAGTTGCCCTTGCCGATACAGGGCGAGTTCGTGGCCAGATGCGACGCGCTCGCCAGCAACGGCACGGCGGTGATGTTCGATGAGCCGCCCGGATCAGGAGTCGTGCAACTATAGGCACAGGTTCCACCCGACACGTTCGCCAAAGTCTTAGCCGTGTTATAGTACACGATCGAGTTGCTCAGCGCACAGCCCTCTGCCCCGCCGCCCGATAGTAAGGCCCAGTTGCCGCTGAGCGTGCAGTTGTTCAGGATGCAACTGTTCGCACCACCGCCCTGACCGATCATTGCCGAGTTGCCGCTGAGCGTGCAGTTATTCAGCGTGCCGCCGTGCGCTCCGCCGCCCGAACCGATAAGTGCCGAGTTGCCGATGAGCGCGCAATTGTTCAGCGTACTGTAAGCCGCCCCGCCGCCACTCCCATTCCCCGCGCCAGGGAGGTTCGAGCAGTTCGCCGAGTTGCCACGGAGTGTGCAATTATTCAGCGTGCCGCCGGCCGCCCCGCCGCCACTCCCATTCGCCGAGTTGCCGCTGATCGTGCAGTTGTTCAATGTACAGAGGCTTGTCCCGCCGCCATCGCCATACCCAGTGAGTACATAAGACGTCGAGTTGCCGCTGACCGTGCAGTTGTTCAGCGTACACTGATACGCCCCGCCACCCTGATAAGCCAAGTTGCCGTTGATCGTGCAGTTATTCACCGTGCCTCCGCACACCCCACTGCCACCCGCCACCCCGCCGCCGATGAAATCCGAGTCGGTGCCGCCATTATTGCCGCTAATCGTGCAGTTCGTGAGGGTTGCGCCATAAAGATAAGCCCCCGCACCCCCGGAAACGCCAGAGCCCCCCCCGCCAAATCCATTGGTCAGCGTGAAACCCGACAGCACGGCGCCTCCGCTCAGGTACGCGCAGCGCACCGCGCTGGCTCCCAGCGGGCCTTGCCCACGGATAATCGTGACGGCGGGGCCGTTCACGCTTATTACCGTGATGCAGTCCGTAACTACAAGCCGATTGGTCCCGGCATTGGACACGGCGCGTCCGCCCGTGGCATACACGCCGTTGGTCACCAACACCATGCCGCCAGGAATCTCGGTGCAACACGCATCAACCGCAGCCTGAATGTTCGTGGCGGCCGTCGCCCATGTGAGATACGGATAAACCGCGCCGGCATTGCCTGCATTCACGTAGAACACGGGTTGCGTGACCACATGGACCAGGGTCGTCGTCGCGAGCCCAGCCGGATACGTCCCGTTCCACGCTGTCAAGACCACCGCATACGTTCCGGTCGCGGTCCAGGCATGAGTCATAATCTGGGAATTCGTGGCACCCGAACCATCGCCGAAATCCCACACACTGCGCTCGGCCGGCCCCTGGATGTCCGCCGTCAGACGCAGCGCATAACCCACCGTCACGTTCGTCGCCTGCGCCACAATCGCCACCGACAACGCGCCGGAGATGCCGCCGGGCGTTACCTGATCGCACCCGATGCTCGGGGGATTGAGCCAGGCCTCCCCGTCAATATCCACTCCCGAACAGGCGGCATAGTTGCCCTTGCCGATACAGGGCGAGTTCGTGGCCAAATGCGACATGCTCGCCAGTATCGGCTCGTTCGTGATGTTATTCACCCCAAATGCGGCAATAGGGTTGCAGCAATAATTGAGGGTGGAGCCTCCGTTTCCTCCAACATTATAATAGATGATCGAGTTGTTTATTGTGCCCCCGGACGTCCCGCCGCCAGAGTTGCCGATGATCGTGCAGTTATTAACCGTCCCTGGACTCGTCCCACCGGCGTACCCGGTGCCAGAGTTACCGTAGATCGCGCAGTTATTCAGATTGCCGCCGTACGCCCCGCCGCCAGAACCTGTCGCCGAGTTGCCGTTGAGCGTGCAGTTTTTCAGCGTGCTACTGTGCGCTCCGCCGCCATTGCCGCTGGCCGAGTTACCGCTAACCGTGCAGTTGTTCAGCGTGCCGTAGGTCGTTCCGCCGCCGGAATTCGCCGAGCACCCGCTGATAATACAGTTCGTGAGGGTTGCTACATTACCCCAAGCACAGGCCCCCCCGCCGTAGGTGTCTAGACCAACATTCACAGTTGAATTCGTCCGGGTAAAGCCGTTAGTCAGCGTGAAGCCCGATAAGACGGCGCCTCCGCCCAGGAACGCGCAGCGCACCGCGCTGGCGCCCATTGGACCCTGCCCCCGGATGATCGTAACAGCGGGCCCGTTGACGCTACGCACCGTGACGGCGTTCGTGATCACAAGCCGGTTGGTCACGGTCCCCCCAGGCGTGATACGCCCGCCTGTGGCATACACGCCGTTGGTCACCAGCACCATGCCGCCCGGAATGGCTTCCGCGGCACAGGCGTCAACGGCAACCTGAATGTTCGTGGCGGCCGTTCCCCATGACGTATAAGGATATACAGGGACGGTATTGGCAAGGTTGACGTAGTACACCGGCGGGGCCACCACCTGAACCACCGCCGTCGCCACGATCCCGCCCGGATAGGAATCGTTCCACGCCGTCAAGACCACCGTATACGTTCCGATCGCGCTCCAGGCATGGGTCATATACGGGGAATTCGTGGTGCCCGAGCCGTCGCCAAAATCCCACACGCTGCGCCAGACCCGGCCCCCAATGTCAGCCGCCAGGGTTGAGGTATAGCCCAAAATGTTCGTCGAAGGCGCAACAATCGCCACTGACAACGCGCCGGTCACGGCCCCGGCCACCACCTGGTCGCACCCGATGCTCGGGGGATTGAGCCAGGCCTCCCCGTCAATATCCACCCCAACGCAGATGGCATAACTGCCCTTACCGATACAAGGCGAGTTCGTGGCCAGATGCGACATGCTCACCAGCATCGGCTCGACGGTGATATTCGACGTTCCGCCCGGATCGGGTGTCGTGCAACTATAATAATAGACGGAATATGGCGGAGCAATCGCGAAATTCGGGTTAGACGGCGCCGTATTGTAGTACACGATCGAATTTGACACACTGCTATAGAACGTCCCTCCGTCACTATAAGTCGCCGTGTTACGGATGACCGTGCAGTTGTTTATTGTGCCACTGTCCGTCCCGCCGCCCGTCATATAGGCCGTATTGCCGTTGACCGCACAGTTGTTCAGTGTGCAACTGCACGCCCCGCCGCCACTGTAATTCGCCGAGTTGCCGCTGAGCGTGCAGTTGTTCAGCGTGCTGACGCCCGCCCCGCCGCCATAACCACCACTCGGCCCTGTGCCGCTGGCCGAATTGCCGCGGAGCGTGCAGTTGTTAAGTTTGCAACTTGCCGCCCCGCCGTAACTAACGGCCGAGTTACCGGAAAGCATGCAGTTGTTCAGCGTACCGCCGCACGCCCCGCCGCCCATACCGGCCGAGTTACCGGAAAGAATACAGTTACTCGCCACGCCCGAAGTAAGACACAGTATCCCGCCTCCGCCGGAGTCGCCGCTCGCCTGTGTATAGCCGTTGGTTACCGTGAAACCGGAAAACACCGCGTTGGTTCCCACATAAACGCAGCGCACCGCGCCATTCCCAAGCGGGCCAGCGCCCTTGATGATCGTTACGCCCGGCCCGTTCACGCTTTGCACGGTCACCGCATTCGTGATGGCCACGCGATTGGTCGTCCCCCCGGAAACCACTCTGCCGCCCGTGGCATACACGCCATTGGACACCAGGATGAGATTGCCGGAAGCAGCCGCATCAACCGCATCCTGAATGTTGGTGGCGGCCGTTCCCCATGAAATATAGGGCGGGACTGGCCCCGGACTGGTGAGAGACACATAGTTCGTCACCGCCGCAACCGCGCCGGTAGCCCCACCCAGCAGGCCAATTAACACCGTAAGTTTCATCGCACACTTCATAGAGAGCCCTTTCCTTCACACGTTATTTGAAACCCATGACACGGAAGAACGCCGAGCCGCCCGATAGCGGACTGGTATTCGTTATCGTCGTGCCATTTCCGGGCGTGGCAGCGCCGACCATCGTCCAATTTCCCGTCAGCGCAGTCGTGCGCAGAACCCGATTCGTGTATCC contains:
- a CDS encoding PKD domain-containing protein, with protein sequence MKCAMKLTVLIGLLGGATGAVAAVTNYVSLTSPGPVPPYISWGTAATNIQDAVDAAASGNLILVSNGVYATGGRVVSGGTTNRVAITNAVTVQSVNGPGVTIIKGAGPLGNGAVRCVYVGTNAVFSGFTVTNGYTQASGDSGGGGILCLTSGVASNCILSGNSAGMGGGACGGTLNNCMLSGNSAVSYGGAASCKLNNCTLRGNSASGTGPSGGYGGGAGVSTLNNCTLSGNSANYSGGGACSCTLNNCAVNGNTAYMTGGGTDSGTINNCTVIRNTATYSDGGTFYSSVSNSIVYYNTAPSNPNFAIAPPYSVYYYSCTTPDPGGTSNITVEPMLVSMSHLATNSPCIGKGSYAICVGVDIDGEAWLNPPSIGCDQVVAGAVTGALSVAIVAPSTNILGYTSTLAADIGGRVWRSVWDFGDGSGTTNSPYMTHAWSAIGTYTVVLTAWNDSYPGGIVATAVVQVVAPPVYYVNLANTVPVYPYTSWGTAATNIQVAVDACAAEAIPGGMVLVTNGVYATGGRITPGGTVTNRLVITNAVTVRSVNGPAVTIIRGQGPMGASAVRCAFLGGGAVLSGFTLTNGFTRTNSTVNVGLDTYGGGACAWGNVATLTNCIISGCSANSGGGTTYGTLNNCTVSGNSASGNGGGAHSSTLKNCTLNGNSATGSGGGAYGGNLNNCAIYGNSGTGYAGGTSPGTVNNCTIIGNSGGGTSGGTINNSIIYYNVGGNGGSTLNYCCNPIAAFGVNNITNEPILASMSHLATNSPCIGKGNYAACSGVDIDGEAWLNPPSIGCDQVTPGGISGALSVAIVAQATNVTVGYALRLTADIQGPAERSVWDFGDGSGATNSQIMTHAWTATGTYAVVLTAWNGTYPAGLATTTLVHVVTQPVFYVNAGNAGAVYPYLTWATAATNIQAAVDACCTEIPGGMVLVTNGVYATGGRAVSNAGTNRLVVTDCITVISVNGPAVTIIRGQGPLGASAVRCAYLSGGAVLSGFTLTNGFGGGGSGVSGGAGAYLYGATLTNCTISGNNGGTDSDFIGGGVAGGSGVCGGTVNNCTINGNLAYQGGGAYQCTLNNCTVSGNSTSYVLTGYGDGGGTSLCTLNNCTISGNSANGSGGGAAGGTLNNCTLRGNSANCSNLPGAGNGSGGGAAYSTLNNCALIGNSALIGSGGGAHGGTLNNCTLSGNSAMIGQGGGANSCILNNCTLSGNWALLSGGGAEGCALSNSIVYYNTAKTLANVSGGTCAYSCTTPDPGGSSNITAVPLLASASHLATNSPCIGKGNYAACVGVDIDGEAWLNPPCMGCDQVSGGSLAGVLSMAIIAPATNVVGYALRLVADIQGSVERSVWDFGDGTGATNSPGVTHVWTATGDYTVVLTAWNASYPAGIAATALVHVVTQPVFYVNAVNAGAVYPYLTWATAATNIQDAVDACSAGLPNGMVLVTNGVYATGGRKVMSGNTTLSWTNLLVVLSDITVKSVNGPAVTIIRGHGPFGFSAVRCAYLGNGAVLSGFTLTNGFTREYYSDPADPLSCGGGAYAVNATLTNCILCGNSAGGNGGGACSGTLINCTLSGNTAYKNGGGAYSGTSINCTLSGNRSFLDGGGASSCTLNNCAVNGNTAYSSGGGASGGTVINSTLIGNSASSYGGGAYTSAVVNSIIYYNTAMGDINVSGGTCSFSCTTPDPGGTANITVEPLLVSLAHLATDSPCIGMGSYAACSGVDIDGEAWLNPPCMGCDQVAVGVVTGMLSVAIMAQVTNVAAGYAVGMMAALDGQVGVSVWDFGDGTGATNSLYVTHAWSTPGDYAVVLTAWNGTYPDGIAATVMVHVVAQPLFYVKTGNVGAAYPYSSWGTAATNIQDAVDACGAAGVVGARVLVTNGVYAAGGRKAAGQTIVSRIVVTNAIIVESVNGSAVTLIKGLGPQGSNAVRCASLGSGAVLSGFTLTNGFTLNAAGDGDGGGAFVMGAATLLNCTISGNSAFSYGGGVRYGTLNNCTLSGNSAMYGGGTAASTLSSCAIMGNAASVYGGGAYLGMLRNCTVSGNQSSQDGGGIWSATAINSIIYYNSTPTDLNIAGGGAVRYSCTTPDPGGVGNITNAPGFVNYALGNLRLTNSSYCVNAGENASVTDTADRDGNPRIQASVVDMGAYESPYAPIDAADGVGGAIISPAGRIGVLVSNDQTFVLSAPPYAGIVIEDVKVDGVSMGATNRYTFHAVTSSHTIQALFKYVYPDSAGFGLVGSSVGAGTGAGTGQVALAWVATNQWTYTLQQTPTLMPAAWSNVVPEVSVAGMGLLQVILDAPTNAPSMFYRLGANYAGALTQFTEADWSQGNFESQANIDTVNSPGQLFLKNYPSNMVAAFTVTQNIYDMVVYRDKLILSDCSSLLKASDAYVHSYDYRSNTVSQIYSYAQGFKEQGIHDMYVWNNKLYTYGPDRDDGGWDLGAIYIYNGAAWTRRLTVGGDVHGITMANYHDTLYLCIAYSPDGSQVTAMKVVSSQNDGLSWDQAGISTVPAGTLQSYQEKFITYADKLALFMNDGLHVMGSGNYNIFTNFCAALMDHVEFGGKLYFSFGGGLYSTPDLAAFTTNTNMMGAVALEAYDGRLYALAGTLNVSSDGSNWTGYAQTIPWTCAAQFQHPVMEQYHGRLYVGGVGSGNSVYVSAAASSGNLVSSSMNMLMQNAAMTWDSVTPAGTTVRFQLRTAKTSGALSAKPFIGPDGTSGTYYQTSGTALHSVHNGDTWVQYKVYMTSTDPKFTPYVSGITLRNTP